From Halomicrobium salinisoli, the proteins below share one genomic window:
- the dnaK gene encoding molecular chaperone DnaK → MASNKILGIDLGTTNSAFAVMEGGDPEIIVNSEGERTTPSVVAFDDGERLVGKPAKNQAVKNPEQTIQSIKRHMGEDDYTVELEGEDYTPEQVSAMILQKIKHDAEEYLGDEVEKAVITVPAYFNDRQRQATKDAGEVAGFEVERIVNEPTAAAMAYGLDDESDQTVLVYDLGGGTFDVSILDLGGGVYEVVATNGDNDLGGDDWDHAIIDYLAEQFEEEHGIDLRDDRQALQRLKDAAEEAKIELSSRKETRINLPFIATTDDGPLDLEEKLTRAKFESLTSDLIERTVGPTEQALEDAGYDQNDIDEVILVGGSTRMPQVQEQVEEMTGQEPKKNVNPDEAVALGAAIQGGVLSGDVDDIVLLDVTPLSLGVEVKGGLFERLIEKNTTIPTEESKIFTTAADNQTQVQIRVFQGEREIAEENELLGEFALSGIPPAPAGTPQIEVSFSIDENGIVNVSAEDQGSGNSEEITIEGGAGLSDEQIEEMQEEAEQHAEEDQQRRERIEARNEAESAIQRAETLIEENEEDVDDDLIADIEDAIEEVEETLEDEDATKEDYEEATENLTEQLQEIGKQMYQEQAAEGAAGAGAGAAGAGGMGGAAGGPGGAAGAGAAGQGEEYVDADFEDVDDEDED, encoded by the coding sequence ATGGCGAGCAACAAGATTCTCGGTATCGACCTCGGGACCACGAACAGCGCGTTCGCGGTCATGGAGGGCGGCGACCCCGAGATCATCGTGAACTCGGAGGGCGAGCGGACGACGCCGTCCGTCGTGGCCTTCGACGACGGCGAGCGCCTGGTCGGCAAGCCGGCGAAGAACCAGGCGGTCAAGAACCCCGAGCAGACGATCCAGTCGATCAAGCGGCACATGGGCGAGGACGACTACACCGTCGAGCTTGAGGGCGAGGACTACACGCCCGAGCAGGTCTCGGCGATGATCCTCCAGAAGATCAAGCACGACGCCGAGGAGTACCTCGGCGACGAGGTCGAGAAGGCGGTCATCACCGTCCCCGCGTACTTCAACGACCGACAGCGCCAGGCGACCAAGGACGCCGGCGAGGTCGCCGGCTTCGAGGTCGAGCGCATCGTCAACGAGCCCACCGCGGCCGCGATGGCCTACGGGCTCGACGACGAGTCCGACCAGACCGTCCTCGTCTACGACCTGGGTGGGGGCACCTTCGACGTCTCTATCCTCGACCTCGGCGGCGGCGTCTACGAGGTCGTCGCCACCAACGGCGACAACGACCTCGGGGGCGACGACTGGGACCACGCGATCATCGACTACCTCGCCGAGCAGTTCGAAGAGGAGCACGGCATCGACCTCCGCGACGACCGCCAGGCCCTCCAGCGCCTGAAGGACGCCGCCGAGGAGGCCAAGATCGAGCTCTCCAGCCGGAAGGAGACCCGGATCAACCTCCCCTTCATCGCGACGACGGACGACGGTCCCCTCGACCTCGAGGAGAAGCTCACCCGCGCGAAGTTCGAGTCGCTCACCTCGGACCTCATCGAGCGCACGGTCGGCCCGACGGAGCAGGCCCTCGAGGACGCCGGCTACGACCAGAACGACATCGACGAGGTCATCCTCGTCGGCGGTTCGACCCGGATGCCGCAGGTCCAGGAGCAGGTCGAGGAGATGACCGGCCAGGAGCCCAAGAAGAACGTCAACCCCGACGAGGCCGTCGCGCTGGGCGCGGCCATCCAGGGGGGCGTCCTCTCGGGCGACGTCGACGACATCGTCCTGCTGGACGTCACGCCGCTGTCGCTCGGCGTCGAGGTCAAGGGCGGCCTCTTCGAGCGGCTCATCGAGAAGAACACGACGATTCCGACCGAGGAGTCGAAGATCTTCACGACGGCCGCCGACAACCAGACGCAGGTCCAGATCCGCGTCTTCCAGGGCGAACGTGAGATCGCCGAGGAGAACGAGCTGCTCGGCGAGTTCGCGCTGTCCGGCATCCCGCCGGCCCCCGCCGGTACCCCGCAGATCGAGGTCTCCTTCTCGATCGACGAGAACGGCATCGTCAACGTCTCCGCGGAGGACCAGGGCTCCGGCAACTCCGAGGAGATCACCATCGAGGGCGGCGCCGGCCTCTCCGACGAGCAGATCGAGGAGATGCAGGAGGAGGCCGAGCAGCACGCCGAGGAGGACCAGCAGCGCCGCGAGCGCATCGAGGCCCGCAACGAGGCCGAGTCCGCGATCCAGCGCGCCGAGACCCTCATCGAGGAGAACGAGGAGGACGTCGACGACGACCTCATTGCCGACATCGAGGACGCCATCGAGGAGGTCGAAGAGACCCTCGAGGACGAGGACGCCACCAAGGAGGACTACGAGGAGGCCACCGAGAACCTCACCGAGCAGCTCCAGGAGATCGGCAAGCAGATGTACCAGGAGCAGGCCGCCGAGGGCGCCGCGGGCGCGGGCGCCGGTGCGGCCGGTGCCGGCGGCATGGGCGGTGCTGCTGGCGGTCCCGGCGGCGCTGCCGGCGCCGGTGCGGCCGGCCAGGGCGAGGAGTACGTCGACGCCGACTTCGAGGACGTCGACGACGAAGACGAGGACTGA
- a CDS encoding endonuclease/exonuclease/phosphatase family protein, translated as MTVSALSYNVLYDGLEAVAPPWSERVADVAALIRFHRPTVVGLQECWLGQADDLRMALPSYQWYGEDRDVGEHTPVGVLRERARIVDGETFWLAPDPTDRHRAWDANIPRLATHATIELQESGRRIEHYNVHLDVDGPRARRESARILRDRAEGHDAPVILTGDCNSRPDSRSYEILTEAVDDARRVVESPHGPFETYHGYDRAASKRIDYVFGGEGLTPTAHGVLTDMGPDWLAPSDHWPVMARFAVADRE; from the coding sequence GTGACCGTCTCCGCGCTCTCGTACAACGTCCTCTACGACGGCCTGGAAGCGGTTGCGCCGCCGTGGTCCGAGCGGGTGGCCGACGTCGCCGCGCTGATCCGCTTTCACCGGCCGACCGTCGTCGGCCTCCAGGAGTGCTGGCTCGGGCAGGCCGACGACCTCCGAATGGCGCTGCCGTCCTACCAGTGGTACGGCGAGGACCGCGACGTCGGCGAGCACACGCCCGTCGGCGTCCTGCGCGAGCGGGCGCGGATCGTCGACGGCGAGACCTTCTGGCTGGCGCCGGACCCCACCGACCGCCACCGCGCGTGGGACGCGAACATCCCGCGGCTGGCCACGCACGCGACGATCGAGTTGCAGGAGAGCGGCCGCCGGATCGAGCACTACAACGTCCACCTCGACGTGGACGGCCCGCGGGCGCGCCGGGAGAGCGCCCGGATCCTCCGGGACCGGGCCGAGGGCCACGACGCGCCGGTGATCCTGACCGGTGACTGCAACAGCCGCCCGGACTCGCGGTCCTACGAGATCCTGACCGAGGCGGTCGACGACGCCAGGCGGGTCGTGGAGTCGCCCCACGGCCCGTTCGAGACCTACCACGGGTACGACCGCGCGGCGAGCAAACGCATCGACTACGTCTTCGGCGGCGAAGGGCTGACGCCGACGGCCCACGGCGTGCTGACGGACATGGGCCCGGACTGGCTGGCTCCCTCGGACCACTGGCCCGTGATGGCGCGGTTCGCGGTGGCGGACCGGGAGTGA
- a CDS encoding S8 family serine peptidase, with the protein MLQGLGSLGLAAAGGVTAARPGRRPGEKPDEVIVGAAKGADAGAVASMASSASPADASVVHVNETLGYVALRIPGAERAREAVRSAMANRAEVEYVEANAAFETQLAPNDPGFDQQYAPQLVDADDAWDETLGSADVTIAVVDTGVAYDHPDLASGFGSDPGRDFADGDGDPAPDTGDESHGTHVAGCAAADTDNGVGVAGPSDSGLLAARALDETGRGSLSDIADAIQWAADRGADVINVSLGGDTDTRTMKRAVEYASEQHGALVVCAAGNSGQSGVAYPAAYEECVAVSAVDPNEELADFSNYGAAVELAAPGVNVLSTMPSEGYGHYSGTSMAAPVVAGVAALGKAANPDLGTEELRRLLRETAVDVGLADDEQGAGRVDAAALVEAAGSATGGLTNESPTADATASPAEATVGEAISFDGSGSSDPDGAVERYEWAFGDGSTATGATVEHAYEEAGEYEATLTVTDGDDATATDAVTVAVEAADQCDQTVSGSVQSSLSGWWDDDPWRWNQRLASTCEVAVTLEGPDDADFDLYATADGRTPSGNDYDAQSVGDGSDESVTLSSVDGAVGILVNARQGSGEYALRVEERGSDGA; encoded by the coding sequence GTGTTGCAGGGACTCGGCTCGCTGGGCCTCGCCGCCGCCGGCGGCGTGACGGCCGCCCGGCCGGGCCGTCGCCCGGGCGAGAAGCCGGACGAGGTAATCGTCGGCGCCGCGAAGGGGGCCGACGCCGGAGCCGTGGCGTCGATGGCGTCGTCCGCGTCGCCGGCCGATGCCTCGGTCGTCCACGTCAACGAGACGCTGGGGTACGTGGCGCTGCGGATCCCGGGCGCCGAGCGCGCCCGCGAGGCGGTCCGGTCCGCAATGGCGAACCGCGCCGAGGTCGAGTACGTCGAGGCCAACGCCGCCTTCGAGACCCAACTGGCTCCCAACGACCCGGGCTTCGACCAGCAGTACGCGCCGCAACTGGTCGACGCCGACGACGCGTGGGACGAGACGCTCGGGAGCGCGGACGTCACGATCGCCGTCGTCGACACGGGCGTCGCCTACGATCACCCCGACCTGGCGTCCGGGTTCGGATCGGACCCCGGGCGGGACTTCGCCGACGGCGACGGGGACCCCGCGCCCGACACGGGCGACGAGTCCCACGGGACCCACGTCGCCGGCTGCGCGGCGGCGGACACCGACAACGGCGTCGGCGTCGCCGGCCCCAGCGACTCGGGGCTGCTGGCCGCCCGCGCCCTCGACGAGACGGGGCGGGGCTCGCTGTCGGACATCGCGGACGCGATCCAGTGGGCGGCCGACCGGGGGGCCGACGTGATCAACGTGTCACTCGGCGGCGACACCGACACCCGAACCATGAAGCGGGCCGTCGAGTACGCCTCCGAGCAGCACGGCGCCCTCGTCGTGTGCGCGGCGGGCAACTCGGGCCAGTCTGGGGTCGCCTACCCGGCGGCCTACGAGGAGTGCGTCGCCGTCTCGGCGGTCGACCCGAACGAGGAGCTGGCCGACTTCTCGAACTACGGTGCCGCGGTCGAACTGGCGGCCCCCGGCGTGAACGTCCTCTCGACGATGCCGTCCGAGGGGTACGGTCACTACTCGGGCACGTCGATGGCCGCACCGGTCGTCGCGGGCGTGGCCGCTCTGGGCAAGGCGGCGAACCCGGACCTCGGGACCGAGGAGCTCAGGCGGTTGCTGCGGGAAACGGCCGTCGACGTCGGGCTCGCCGACGACGAGCAGGGCGCGGGCCGCGTGGACGCCGCCGCCCTCGTCGAAGCGGCCGGCTCGGCGACCGGCGGGTTGACGAACGAGTCGCCGACGGCCGACGCGACAGCGAGTCCCGCCGAGGCCACCGTCGGCGAGGCGATCAGCTTCGACGGCTCCGGGTCGAGCGACCCGGACGGCGCCGTCGAGCGCTACGAGTGGGCCTTCGGCGACGGATCGACCGCGACGGGCGCGACCGTCGAGCACGCCTACGAGGAAGCCGGCGAGTACGAGGCGACGCTCACCGTCACCGACGGCGACGACGCGACGGCGACCGACGCGGTGACCGTCGCGGTCGAGGCCGCCGACCAGTGCGACCAGACCGTCTCGGGGAGCGTCCAGTCCTCGCTGTCCGGCTGGTGGGACGACGACCCCTGGCGGTGGAACCAGCGGCTGGCCTCGACCTGCGAGGTCGCGGTCACGCTCGAGGGGCCGGACGACGCGGACTTCGACCTGTACGCCACGGCCGACGGGCGCACGCCCTCGGGGAACGACTACGACGCGCAGTCGGTGGGCGACGGCAGCGACGAGTCGGTCACCCTCTCCTCGGTCGACGGCGCGGTCGGGATCCTGGTCAACGCCCGACAGGGGAGCGGGGAGTACGCGCTGCGCGTCGAAGAGCGCGGCTCCGACGGCGCCTGA
- a CDS encoding nucleotide exchange factor GrpE, producing the protein MTEQDAADAETDAGEDEVGAADEERVDESTAEAETDGEVDDELVERIADSDAESIARELSGLRARVDELEATVEERDDEVEELESKLKRKQADFQNFKKRMEKRQEQQKKRATEDLVSRLLDVRDNLRRALDQDEDVDIRDGVESTLRQFDDVLDAEDVEVVEPEPGAEVDPERHQVLARVDSDQPEGTIADVHRPGYLMADAVLREAQVTVSDGE; encoded by the coding sequence ATGACCGAGCAGGACGCGGCAGACGCCGAGACGGACGCGGGCGAGGACGAGGTCGGGGCCGCGGACGAGGAGCGCGTCGACGAATCGACCGCCGAGGCGGAGACCGACGGCGAAGTCGACGACGAACTCGTCGAGCGGATCGCGGACTCCGACGCCGAGTCTATCGCCCGAGAGCTGTCCGGCCTGCGGGCGCGCGTCGACGAGCTGGAGGCGACCGTCGAAGAGCGCGACGACGAGGTCGAGGAGCTGGAGTCGAAACTCAAGCGCAAGCAGGCCGACTTCCAGAACTTCAAGAAGCGGATGGAGAAGCGCCAGGAGCAGCAGAAGAAGCGCGCCACCGAGGACCTGGTCTCGCGGCTGCTCGACGTCCGCGACAACCTCCGGCGCGCGCTCGATCAGGACGAGGACGTCGACATCCGCGACGGCGTCGAGTCCACGCTCCGGCAGTTCGACGACGTGCTGGACGCCGAGGACGTCGAGGTCGTCGAGCCCGAACCCGGCGCCGAGGTCGACCCCGAGCGCCACCAGGTGCTGGCCCGCGTCGACAGCGACCAGCCCGAGGGCACCATCGCCGACGTCCACCGGCCCGGCTACCTCATGGCCGACGCCGTCCTCCGCGAGGCGCAGGTGACCGTCAGCGACGGCGAATAG